Proteins encoded within one genomic window of Gloeobacter kilaueensis JS1:
- a CDS encoding YebC/PmpR family DNA-binding transcriptional regulator, with the protein MAGHSKWAQIKRQKAKNDVAKGAMFARLSREIIVAARLGGADPAGNFRLRLAIEQAKAASLPAENIQRAIDKGSGTLESDTFEEIRYEGYGPSGVALLIEAQTDNRNRTAADLRVVFSRNGGNLGETGCVGWMFQQMGVATLTGSVIEEDLIEAAIEGGATSYEIRPDGEGAEVFCAPGDLEGLTESLRCAGFVLDQAEVRWIAGSTIQVEEPEVARQIFTLIEKLENLDDVQRVSSNYVIEDSLLETILA; encoded by the coding sequence ATGGCAGGGCATAGCAAGTGGGCGCAGATCAAGCGCCAGAAAGCCAAAAACGACGTGGCCAAGGGGGCAATGTTTGCCCGACTCTCCCGCGAGATTATCGTCGCTGCCCGCCTGGGTGGAGCAGATCCAGCCGGTAACTTTCGTCTGCGGCTGGCAATTGAGCAGGCGAAGGCGGCAAGCCTACCGGCGGAGAACATCCAGCGGGCAATCGACAAGGGCAGCGGCACCCTCGAAAGCGACACCTTCGAGGAAATTCGCTACGAGGGCTACGGTCCTTCTGGGGTGGCGTTGCTCATCGAAGCGCAGACTGACAACCGCAACCGCACCGCCGCCGACCTGCGCGTCGTCTTCAGCCGCAACGGCGGTAACCTGGGCGAGACGGGCTGCGTGGGTTGGATGTTCCAGCAGATGGGTGTGGCGACGCTCACCGGCAGCGTGATCGAAGAAGACTTGATCGAAGCGGCGATCGAAGGCGGGGCGACCAGCTACGAGATCCGCCCCGACGGTGAAGGGGCAGAGGTCTTCTGTGCCCCCGGCGATCTCGAAGGGTTGACTGAGAGCCTGCGCTGCGCCGGTTTCGTCCTCGATCAGGCCGAAGTGCGCTGGATCGCGGGCAGCACGATCCAGGTCGAGGAACCGGAGGTGGCGCGCCAGATCTTTACTCTCATCGAAAAACTCGAAAACCTCGACGACGTGCAGCGGGTGAGCAGCAACTACGTTATCGAGGACAGTCTGTTGGAGACGATCCTGGCTTGA